One part of the Tunicatimonas pelagia genome encodes these proteins:
- a CDS encoding type II toxin-antitoxin system HigB family toxin — protein sequence MRVIAKRTLREFWEKHSDAQSALEEWYLKAERANWQNPNDIISNISNARYLGDNKFSSKIKGNQYRLIVKANFAYQVVYIRFIGTHDGYDKIDVTKL from the coding sequence ATGAGAGTTATTGCCAAAAGAACATTACGAGAGTTTTGGGAAAAGCATAGTGATGCTCAGTCTGCTTTGGAAGAGTGGTATCTGAAAGCTGAGCGAGCGAATTGGCAAAATCCAAACGATATTATCAGCAATATCTCCAACGCTCGCTATTTAGGTGACAATAAGTTCTCATCTAAAATAAAGGGTAACCAGTACCGATTAATTGTCAAGGCAAATTTTGCGTATCAAGTAGTTTATATCCGGTTTATTGGTACTCACGACGGATACGATAAAATTGACGTAACGAAGTTATGA
- a CDS encoding helix-turn-helix domain-containing protein, with protein MSHKIILHKPIRNEEELNAAFARIDELMNAQLGTPTGEELDLLSELVWAYEQRHYPIGAPDPIDLLNLKIEAGEITLEQLKEVLPNRSTRSQILNKHRRITTQAATEMVNRRWIPAESFFLTSYWNSLD; from the coding sequence ATGAGCCACAAAATAATCTTACATAAACCAATTCGAAATGAAGAAGAGTTAAATGCGGCTTTTGCTCGCATTGACGAACTTATGAATGCTCAACTTGGCACTCCTACAGGAGAAGAACTAGATTTGCTTAGCGAGTTGGTGTGGGCTTATGAACAGCGACATTATCCTATCGGCGCCCCTGATCCCATTGACTTATTAAACTTAAAAATTGAAGCGGGCGAAATTACTTTGGAACAATTAAAAGAAGTCCTACCCAATCGTTCCACACGCTCTCAAATACTTAATAAGCATCGCCGTATTACCACACAAGCGGCCACAGAAATGGTTAACCGTCGCTGGATACCTGCCGAATCCTTTTTTCTAACTTCGTATTGGAATTCTTTAGATTGA
- a CDS encoding carbohydrate-binding family 9-like protein has translation MSQDTTLHIQPTENFEIDGEGSYSAWSKTEWVTLLLQHGPSQELLTQAKVLYSETGIYFLMQCEDEQLTATLTEDFSDLYKEDVVEVFLWTDEAQPLYFEYELSPLNYELPIIIPNRDGTFFGWRPWHYEGERRTRHATSVQGGERESMAKASGWTAEFFIPYALLKPLGNVPPQAGTRWRGNLYRIDYDLDEPRYWQWQPTSGSFHEYQKFGTFVFE, from the coding sequence ATGAGTCAAGATACCACCCTTCACATTCAACCTACTGAAAATTTTGAGATTGACGGTGAGGGTAGTTATTCCGCCTGGAGTAAAACTGAGTGGGTAACGCTATTGCTCCAGCACGGTCCATCGCAAGAACTACTCACTCAAGCCAAAGTACTGTACTCCGAAACGGGTATTTATTTTCTGATGCAGTGCGAAGATGAGCAACTCACTGCTACGCTGACCGAAGATTTTTCTGATTTATACAAAGAAGATGTGGTAGAAGTCTTTCTGTGGACGGATGAAGCTCAACCGCTTTACTTCGAGTACGAGCTTTCTCCTCTGAACTACGAGTTACCCATTATCATCCCCAACCGCGATGGTACGTTTTTTGGCTGGCGACCCTGGCACTACGAAGGCGAACGACGCACCCGTCACGCTACTTCCGTACAGGGTGGAGAGAGGGAAAGCATGGCAAAAGCTAGCGGCTGGACGGCGGAATTCTTCATCCCTTACGCTTTACTTAAACCATTGGGAAATGTTCCACCCCAAGCAGGCACTCGCTGGCGAGGTAATTTGTACCGAATAGACTATGATTTGGATGAGCCTCGCTACTGGCAGTGGCAACCTACCTCGGGTAGTTTCCATGAATATCAGAAGTTCGGTACCTTTGTGTTTGAATAA